A genomic window from Pocillopora verrucosa isolate sample1 chromosome 7, ASM3666991v2, whole genome shotgun sequence includes:
- the LOC136282480 gene encoding uncharacterized protein has translation MARKLTSQEVSSLFERKLSERSGLVKDVRSAEFILREYETATVTKFCCSKSTDKGFGNTDLAAKKHKVLWEDSRLPFDHVPFVVVNHKVYDCQHGVDRHLSEKRKNQAAGDHAYRRNGAGKLLQESRKLNCPAQAHMREIIKFPEYKISQKMEWGCKSHSKKLRNDIDAGTAKTERWINIHFPSVDEHTVHPTGEVGGLFQCIDERLVAKIQELVCAGARSEKEIRRHLKIFVQGELYRGKKAPLKTNRRFYPSKVTIRSHMYKSLVKERFSKIDQEDLQEKVKLWREISPEDYFEFQPYVTYNEEGEERNGDDDDSSRSDGEEDDEDIILKTPTKGFLFAHQTKDQRRLLEHYGNEISMLDATYKTTKYSLPLFFVVMKTNVDYQIVGSFVIKSETSDSIYEALSIIKSWNPTWNPSYFMVDFSEEEMSAIGKLFPESAIYICDFHREQTWKRWLSKSSNGLLNEKQKVLAKLRAIAKARTEEEYRHRLSDLQDSEEWRTNTNLSNYITKTWLPQHKKWVWAFRKDRFLTTINTNNGVERQNKAFKYDYLAGIKQGTLSGMLSVLIDEFLPEKYLKYVELNTKLQASFRRYNSAIPSYLRERLHHIIKHSMDGLSLAESIPSSNVTVIDMENGGFLVKSQSRLEEKKMYKVMFGTKQPSFECFDWESVDRDVLLAGEKEEDDGIADGKVVDSPPCVHDEVHDLQKQSSQFENIPQSTLRPRTHAAKCRELLGQIKNLTYTAEAWAVGGSLRQVQEKLEECLDLLQKTAPKEDGIILEAPLLKSTMKKNSRRMKKKKVDYKRLPVSQKKNPFTGRVGERANNMKRGYNVSLNDIERQPAKQPKLAHIKNANSSAEAQVNINRSVNVNNSNGSNSNANQTVKASTPYTPNTTTCITSTADANTISSINTTSSTTRSANTCIILTVNATTNTNLAQQSKKDDEAEFVKTSHRSATKAGKFHLSEQHISTISTGDWLTDHIVGAAQSVLREQCPHASGLENTTLGPIFNFSVQKGQFSQILNTGSRHWVLVSTVGCFTPSVVYLYDSLFLGRIAALMQKQIASIIRGRNQF, from the exons ATGGCACGCAAATTAACTTCTCAAGAAGTGAGTTCattgtttgagagaaagttGTCTGAAAGGTCAGGTCTGGTGAAGGATGTCAGGTCAGCAGAGTTCATTCTTCGAGAATATGAAACTGCCACCGTCACCAAATTCTGTTGTAGCAAGTCAACTGACAAAGGTTTTGGAAACACAG ACTTGGCAGCTAAAAAACACAAGGTATTATGGGAGGATAGTCGTCTGCCATTTGATCACGTCCCATTTGTCGTGGTAAATCACAAAGTATACGATTGTCAACATGGTGTAGATAGACATCTAagcgagaaaaggaaaaaccaagCG GCCGGTGACCACGCCTATCGAAGAAACGGAGCTGGTAAGCTTTTACAAGAATCAAGAAAACTCAACTGTCCCGCTCAAGCGCACATGAGAGAAATCATCAAATTTCCGGAGTACAAG ATCTCGCAAAAGATGGAGTGGGGCTGTAAGAGTCATTCCAAAAAGCTGCGCAACGACATAGATGCTGGAACGGCAAAAACTGAAAGGTGGATTAACATCCATTTTCCCTCAGTCGATGAACACACTGTGCACCCAACTGGAGAA gtAGGAGGTCTGTTTCAGTGCATAGATGAGAGGCTCGTGGCAAAAATACAAGAACTCGTATGTGCTGGAGCAAGATCAGAGAAAGAGATACGCCGACATTTAAAGATCTTTGTGCAAGGAGAATTATATCGAGGGAAAAAAGCGCCATTGAAGACCAACAGACGCTTTTATCCCTCCAAAGTTACGATTAGAAGTCACATGTACAAATCCTTAGTCAAAGAAAGGTTCTCGAAAATTGACCAGGAGGATCTTCAGGAAAAGGTGAAGCTTTGGAGGGAGATTTCTCCTGAGGATTATTTTGAGTTCCAGCCCTATGTAACTTACAACGAAGAGGGAGAGGAACGAAATGGGGATGATGATGATAGCAGTCGTAGCGATGGTGAGGAGGATGATGAAGATATCATATTGAAGACGCCAACTAAAGGGTTCCTATTTGCACACCAGACGAAAGATCAACGACGGCTTTTAGAACACTATGGAAATGAAATAAGTATGCTAGACGCTACTTATAAGACCACGAAGTACAGCCTCCCTCTTTTCTTTGTAGTTATGAAGACCAACGTCGATTATCAAATTGTAGGCTCTTTCGTCATCAAAAGCGAAACGTCAGATTCCATTTATGAAGCCCTCTCGATTATTAAGTCTTGGAACCCCACCTGGAACCCCTCATATTTTATGGTGGATTTCTCAGAAGAGGAGATGTCTGCAATTGGCAAGTTATTTCCAG AGAGTGCGATCTACATCTGTGACTTTCATCGTGAGCAGACATGGAAAAGGTGGCTTTCAAAGTCCAGCAATGGCCTattgaacgaaaaacaaaaagtccTTGCAAAGCTGCGAGCGATAGCTAAGGCCCGCACGGAAGAAGAGTATCGGCATAGATTGAGCGACCTCCAGGATAGCGAAGAATGGAGGACAAATACCAACTTAAGTAACTATATCACAAAGACATGGCTGCCTCAACATAAG AAATGGGTATGGGCGTTCAGAAAAGACCGCTTCCTTACAACTATCAATACCAACAATGGCGTTGAAAGGCAGAATAAGGCTTTCAAGTACGATTACCTAGCAGGAATCAAACAAGGAACCTTGAGTGGGATGCTCTCAGTGCTAATAGATGAGTTCCTTCCTGAAAAGTATCTCAA GTATGTGGAATTGAATACAAAACTTCAAGCAAGTTTTCGACGCTATAACTCTGCCATCCCCTCCTATTTAAGAGAACGACTGCACCACATCATAAAACATTCCATGGACGGGCTATCTCTTGCGGAGTCTATCCCAAGTAGCAATGTCACAGTTATTGACATGGAGAATGGCGGGTTTTTGGTGAAAAGCCAAAGTAGACTCGAAGAGAAGAAGATGTACAAAGTCATGTTTGGGACCAAGCAGCCAAGCTTTGAGTGCTTTGATTGGGAGAG TGTCGATAGAGATGTGCTCTTAGCTGGTGAAAAGGAAGAAGACGACGGTATTGCCGATGGGAAAGTAGTCGACTCACCTCCATGTGTGCATGACGAGGTTCACGATCTTCAGAAGCAATCGTCGcagtttgaaaatatacctcAATCGACTTTACGACCCCGAACCCATGCTGCAAAATGTCGTGAACTATTGGGTCAGATAAAAAACCTGACCTACACTGCAGAGGCGTGGGCAGTTGGTGGGAGTTTAAGGCAAGTTCAGGAAAAGCTTGAAGAGTGTCTTGACCTTCTGCAGAAAACAGCCCCCAAGGAGGACGGTATCATTCTGGAAGCTCCTCTCCTGAAGTCTACTATGAAAAAGAATTCGCgcaggatgaaaaaaaagaaagtagacTATAAAAGGCTGCCAGTATCTCAGAAGAAAAATCCTTTCACTGGACGTGTAGGGGAAAGAGCAAACAACATGAAAAGGGGGTATAACGTCAGCTTAAACGACATAGAACGCCAACCTGCCAAACAGCCGAAACTCGCACACATCAAGAATGCCAACTCAAGTGCCGAGGCTCAAGTAAACATAAACCGCAGTGTGAACGTAAATAACTCTAATGGTTCAAATTCAAACGCCAATCAAACTGTTAAGGCAAGCACCCCTTACACACCAAACACGACCACATGCATCACCAGCACCGCAGATGCAAACACCATCTCCTCCATTAACACAACCTCGAGCACAACCCGCAGTGCAAACACATGCATCATCCTTACAGTAAACGCGACAACGAACACAAACCTGGCCCAGCAAAGCAAAAAAGATGATGAAGCAGAATTTGTAAAGACCTCTCACAGAAGCGCCACAAAGGCCGGTAAATTCCATCTCTCGGAACAGCACATTAGCACCATTTCAACTGGAGACTGGCTCACCGACCATATTGTAGGTGCAGCTCAGTCTGTTCTGAGGGAACAGTGCCCTCACGCAAGTGGATTGGAAAATACAACTTTGGGgcctatttttaatttttctgttcaaaaagGCCAATTTTCACAAATCCTGAATACTGGCAGCCGTCATTGGGTGTTGGTATCCACTGTAGGATGCTTCACTCCTTCTGTAGTTTATCTGTACGACAGCCTGTTTTTGGGAAGAATTGCAGCCCTCATGCAGAAACAGATTGCATCAATTATACGAGGAAGGAACCAGTTTTAA
- the LOC136282479 gene encoding uncharacterized protein — translation MDKTDYYDKMDALVNDKQTYELLKRDPTPALQRKLNNKLLTLKKTEAFDTQRYYRLRCSVPQPPKLYGLPKQHKPGIPMRPIVSFCGSPTYQLSKYLTTILQPLTDKSRRKLQSTENFIDAIKDVQIPDDYKLVSFDVKSLFTSIPLQLALQCTETAIQQSTDALPLPTEDIMDLLNLCLTSTYFQYNGKHYKQLHGTAMGSPVSVVVAEIVMQNIEERALPTCRQTIPLWMADYNYNIVTPPRNLSKGGF, via the exons ATGGACAAGACTGACTACTATGACAAAATGGACGCACTTGTTAACGACAAACAAACTTACGAATTACTTAAACGTGACCCGACGCCAGCACTACAACGCAAACTCAACAACAAACTACTTACGCTCAAAAAGACTGAAGCCTTTGACACTCAACGCTACTACCGGCTGAGGTGCTCTGTACCACAACCACCTAAACTTTATGGACTACCGAAACAACACAAACCTGGGATACCTATGCGACCTATAGTCTCATTCTGTGGGTCCCCGACGTACCAACTGTCGAAATACCTTACGACGATACTGCAACCACTGACTGACAAATCGAGACGTAAACTACAATCAACTGAGAACTTTATTGACGCTATCAAAGACGTACAGATACCTGATGACTACAAACTTGTgtcttttgatgtgaaatcactgttcaccagtattccacttcaattgGCTCTACAGTGTACTGAAACCGCCATCCAACAGTCTACTGATGCACTACCATTACCGACAGAAGACATTATGGACCTACTTAACCTCTGCCTTACATcgacttactttcagtacaacgggAAACACTACAAGCAGTTGCACGGAACAGCTATGGGGTCGCCGGTCTCCGTTGTTgtcgcagaaattgtgatgcaaaacatcgaggaacgcgcccttccaacttgccgacaaaccataccgctttg gatggccgattacaactacaacatagtaacacctccacgaaatctgtcaaaaggaggattttaa